The following proteins are co-located in the Rheinheimera salexigens genome:
- a CDS encoding HvfB family MNIO-type RiPP peptide maturase, producing MTAVQGVGLGLRREMLGQMLQHKPAEIDFFEVAPENWIPFGGALQKQFSQLTEQHQFICHGLSLSIGSPAPLDIQFIKQVKTFLQQHNISMYSEHLSYCSGAGHLYDLMPIPFTAEAVDYVAKRVQQVQDIIEQPLILENVSYYAAPGQEMSELDFTLAVIQQADCKMLLDVNNIYVNSINHSYDAKQYLQAIPSQRIAYYHIAGHYKQAEDLLIDTHGADVIDPVWQLLALAYQQHGVKPTLLERDFNIPQWSGLQQELSQIQQLQQTAHATASTPVTAKRA from the coding sequence ATGACAGCAGTACAAGGTGTAGGTTTAGGCTTGCGGCGTGAAATGCTGGGGCAAATGTTGCAGCATAAACCTGCAGAAATTGATTTTTTTGAAGTGGCGCCAGAAAACTGGATACCGTTTGGCGGCGCGCTACAAAAACAATTTAGCCAATTAACTGAACAGCACCAGTTTATTTGTCATGGTTTATCTTTATCTATTGGTAGCCCAGCCCCTTTAGATATTCAGTTTATAAAGCAAGTTAAAACATTTTTACAGCAGCATAATATTAGTATGTATAGCGAACATTTAAGTTACTGCTCGGGTGCCGGCCATTTATATGATTTGATGCCTATTCCGTTTACTGCTGAAGCGGTAGATTATGTTGCCAAGCGTGTGCAGCAAGTACAAGATATTATAGAGCAGCCTTTAATATTAGAAAATGTGTCTTACTATGCTGCCCCTGGTCAAGAAATGTCAGAGTTAGATTTTACTCTAGCCGTAATACAACAAGCAGACTGTAAGATGTTGTTGGACGTGAACAACATTTATGTAAATTCGATTAACCATAGCTACGATGCTAAGCAGTATTTACAGGCTATTCCTTCCCAGCGCATCGCCTATTATCATATTGCCGGTCATTATAAGCAGGCAGAGGATTTACTAATAGATACCCATGGCGCCGATGTAATTGATCCGGTGTGGCAGCTATTAGCATTAGCCTATCAACAACATGGTGTTAAACCGACCTTGTTAGAGCGCGACTTTAATATTCCTCAGTGGAGTGGCTTGCAACAAGAACTAAGCCAGATCCAGCAATTACAACAGACTGCACATGCTACAGCTTCGACACCCGTAACAGCAAAGCGAGCTTAA
- a CDS encoding HvfA family oxazolone/thioamide-modified RiPP metallophore gives MKTIKHSNVAMAVGALVFGSLATVSTSADANPFTAQELTSGYQIAASEGKCGEAKCGEEMKKKHAEKMKEGKCGEGKCGEEMMKKSADKMQEGKCGEGKCGEEMMKEHADKTKAKSKEATCGAGKTQDAKCGGAV, from the coding sequence ATGAAAACAATTAAACATAGTAATGTAGCAATGGCAGTGGGTGCTTTAGTTTTTGGCTCATTAGCCACAGTAAGTACCAGTGCAGACGCCAACCCTTTTACTGCTCAAGAGCTCACTTCTGGTTATCAAATCGCTGCTAGCGAAGGTAAGTGCGGTGAAGCTAAGTGCGGCGAAGAGATGAAGAAGAAGCATGCTGAAAAAATGAAAGAAGGCAAATGCGGTGAAGGCAAGTGCGGCGAAGAGATGATGAAAAAATCAGCCGATAAAATGCAAGAAGGCAAATGCGGTGAAGGTAAATGCGGCGAAGAGATGATGAAAGAACACGCCGATAAAACCAAAGCAAAAAGCAAAGAAGCCACTTGTGGTGCTGGGAAAACTCAAGATGCCAAATGTGGTGGTGCAGTTTAA
- a CDS encoding class I SAM-dependent methyltransferase, translated as MQHWNSYWSNTKTLNSFAEGQQQHGYSGDIAQFWQAILQPVAENSTIVDIATGNGGLAVLAQQHNASFNIIATDAADINPLTLFSPSDDCYPALQQIQFMANVPTEQLTLASNSVDLVISQFGFEYAPLAAALAQIHRVLGKKGKFIALVHSQHSFITQDCQDGATVLQQLLQTDGLLSQLMQFANLCQALATETQLSTAQQQQFSEHNTALLQFFRQTQQQFTVQNQQEWFNLIAKDLVPLIMNWQSLTSATVDKTKQNLQHFLQRIQDQIASAWTNQRAEEVKALCQTTWQQVSVEQMQIEEGVLCWIVQLQK; from the coding sequence ATGCAGCATTGGAATTCGTATTGGAGCAATACCAAAACCTTAAATAGTTTTGCTGAAGGTCAGCAACAACATGGTTACAGTGGTGATATTGCCCAGTTTTGGCAGGCTATATTGCAACCAGTAGCAGAGAATAGCACTATTGTTGATATTGCCACCGGTAACGGAGGGTTAGCGGTCCTAGCCCAGCAGCACAACGCTAGCTTTAACATTATCGCTACTGATGCCGCCGATATTAACCCGCTCACTTTGTTTAGCCCCAGTGATGACTGTTATCCAGCTTTACAGCAAATTCAGTTTATGGCCAATGTACCGACAGAGCAGTTAACCCTAGCAAGTAACAGTGTCGATTTAGTAATTAGCCAATTTGGCTTTGAATACGCGCCCTTAGCAGCAGCGTTAGCGCAAATACATCGCGTGTTAGGTAAGAAAGGTAAGTTTATTGCGTTGGTGCATAGCCAACATTCGTTTATTACCCAAGATTGCCAAGACGGTGCCACGGTATTACAGCAACTGTTACAAACCGACGGCTTACTTAGCCAATTAATGCAATTTGCTAACCTGTGTCAGGCACTGGCGACAGAAACGCAATTAAGCACCGCACAACAGCAGCAGTTTTCCGAACATAATACCGCCTTATTACAATTTTTTAGGCAGACCCAACAGCAGTTTACGGTACAGAATCAGCAAGAGTGGTTTAATTTAATCGCAAAAGATTTAGTGCCATTAATTATGAACTGGCAAAGTTTAACATCGGCCACCGTTGACAAAACCAAGCAGAATTTGCAGCATTTCTTACAGCGCATCCAAGATCAAATAGCCAGTGCTTGGACTAATCAACGAGCCGAAGAAGTTAAAGCGCTATGCCAAACCACATGGCAACAGGTAAGCGTAGAGCAAATGCAGATTGAAGAGGGAGTTTTGTGCTGGATAGTGCAGTTACAAAAATGA
- a CDS encoding TonB-dependent receptor plug domain-containing protein, producing the protein MYTNNKLSKAVRLAIAFGAASATAFTASVNAAEQDETAKVERIEVTGSRIKRTDLEGAVPVTVIDRAAIDFSGQTSVSDLIRNTTFNSSGSFRPQSGSSAQGISQVNLRGLGASRSLILVDGRRLPKSPSTGSSQDLNAIPMAAVERIEILSDGASAVYGSDAIAGVINIITRKDFNGAEFRIGKSTVSIPNEGGDREEGSAVFGSSSDNSSVVGGVSWNSRDIIYENAYDWVSPGASSFGANWLTDSGYKSVISAAECDNLENFFSLSSGLCAYNFNATNANEASTGNQAGFLKAEYNINDDWKVFSHTLISKTKSFGRYAPSLNDAGDAAFMSASSPNNPTNPDSPFYDAANGANRDVQFRHRFAALGNRDSEVDNWSTDFLVGAEGAIGDVIVDFGVRKNKTKTYEIGRNYLMGSNARKAIDSGDYMLNDPFGTRFTTDADRSAYEGVLKGLNVTTSRIGTFDQEEVFGSASFDVMDTDAGAIQMIVGAEYRKEDYSDTYDSLSEAGQVGGSAGNSAGGGRNLKSGFVEALIPVMDGLEFSVAGRYDKYSDYGSDFSPKVSVRYEPMDGLVFRGSYGEGFRAPTLDILTQKPSPDNPSVQDDPSCINFGLEAGCDIQVNALTVANPEISSETSKQLSLGLAYQPTEWLNLSLDYYDIEISNMIRFFGSDTILTREQSGDPIPAGLGVARLANGGIDLITQGYANEGKWAVTGVDFNLNTNFDFGAAGRLKQTVQLSHRLSSEIDGGRNSITDPGDPRQRASLSNVYVWENLDFAWNINMIGSQFEDVDQVPGQPGQVVRTGHVGTWVTHDMQVSYTLPTNTKISVGAQNVFEKAPQLIPFGGRNYNFDLYDAYGRVAYVRLSQSF; encoded by the coding sequence ATGTATACGAATAATAAATTAAGCAAAGCTGTACGTTTAGCGATTGCTTTTGGCGCTGCTTCAGCCACAGCATTTACAGCATCTGTAAATGCAGCAGAACAAGACGAAACTGCAAAAGTAGAACGTATCGAAGTTACGGGTTCACGCATTAAGCGTACTGACCTTGAAGGCGCAGTACCTGTTACCGTTATTGATCGCGCTGCGATTGATTTCTCAGGTCAGACTTCAGTATCAGATTTAATCCGTAACACTACCTTCAACTCATCAGGTTCTTTCCGTCCACAATCTGGTAGTTCTGCTCAAGGTATCTCGCAAGTAAACTTACGTGGTTTAGGTGCTTCACGTTCATTAATCTTAGTTGATGGCCGTCGTTTACCTAAGTCACCATCTACTGGTAGCTCGCAAGATTTAAACGCCATCCCAATGGCTGCAGTAGAACGTATTGAAATTCTGTCTGATGGTGCATCAGCGGTATACGGTTCAGACGCTATTGCCGGTGTAATCAACATTATCACTCGTAAAGATTTTAACGGTGCTGAATTCCGTATCGGTAAATCAACTGTTAGCATTCCAAACGAAGGTGGTGATCGTGAAGAAGGTTCAGCAGTATTTGGTTCAAGCAGTGACAACTCAAGCGTAGTTGGTGGTGTTTCTTGGAACAGCCGTGACATCATTTATGAAAATGCCTATGACTGGGTATCGCCAGGCGCATCAAGCTTTGGTGCTAACTGGCTAACTGATTCTGGTTATAAGTCAGTTATTTCTGCAGCAGAATGTGACAACTTAGAGAACTTTTTCTCACTAAGTTCAGGCTTATGTGCGTATAACTTTAACGCTACTAACGCCAACGAAGCTTCTACCGGTAACCAAGCTGGTTTCTTAAAAGCAGAATACAATATTAATGATGACTGGAAAGTTTTCTCGCATACATTAATTTCAAAAACTAAGTCATTTGGTCGTTATGCTCCATCGTTAAACGATGCTGGCGATGCGGCATTTATGTCTGCAAGCAGCCCAAATAACCCGACTAACCCTGATAGCCCATTCTACGATGCGGCTAACGGTGCTAACCGTGACGTACAATTCCGTCACCGTTTTGCTGCCTTAGGTAACCGTGATAGCGAAGTTGATAACTGGTCAACTGACTTCTTAGTCGGTGCTGAAGGTGCTATCGGTGATGTTATCGTTGATTTTGGTGTGCGTAAAAACAAAACCAAAACTTACGAAATTGGTCGTAACTACTTAATGGGTTCTAACGCGCGTAAAGCTATTGATAGCGGCGACTATATGTTAAACGACCCGTTTGGTACTCGTTTCACGACTGACGCAGATAGAAGTGCTTATGAAGGCGTATTAAAAGGTTTAAACGTAACGACTTCACGTATCGGTACTTTCGATCAAGAAGAAGTATTCGGTTCAGCGTCGTTTGACGTTATGGATACAGACGCTGGCGCGATTCAAATGATCGTCGGTGCAGAATACCGTAAAGAAGATTACTCAGATACCTATGACTCATTATCTGAAGCCGGCCAAGTAGGTGGTTCAGCAGGTAACAGTGCTGGTGGTGGTCGTAACCTTAAGAGTGGTTTCGTAGAAGCGTTAATTCCAGTAATGGATGGCTTAGAGTTCTCAGTAGCCGGTCGTTACGATAAGTACTCTGATTATGGTAGTGATTTCTCGCCAAAAGTATCAGTACGTTATGAGCCAATGGACGGTTTAGTATTCCGTGGTTCGTACGGTGAAGGTTTCCGTGCGCCAACGTTAGATATTTTAACTCAGAAGCCATCTCCTGATAATCCAAGTGTACAAGATGACCCATCATGTATTAACTTCGGTTTAGAAGCAGGTTGTGATATCCAAGTTAATGCTTTAACTGTTGCTAACCCAGAAATTAGCTCAGAAACATCTAAGCAACTTTCTTTAGGTTTGGCTTATCAGCCAACAGAGTGGTTAAACTTATCACTTGATTACTACGATATTGAAATCAGTAACATGATCCGTTTCTTCGGTTCAGATACGATTTTAACTCGTGAGCAATCAGGTGACCCAATCCCAGCTGGCTTAGGTGTAGCACGTTTAGCAAATGGTGGTATTGACTTAATTACTCAAGGTTATGCTAACGAAGGTAAGTGGGCTGTAACGGGTGTTGATTTCAACTTAAACACTAACTTTGACTTCGGTGCTGCTGGTCGTTTAAAGCAGACAGTACAGTTAAGTCACCGTTTAAGCAGCGAAATCGATGGTGGCCGTAACTCAATCACAGATCCGGGCGATCCGCGTCAACGTGCTTCATTATCAAACGTTTACGTTTGGGAGAACTTAGACTTCGCGTGGAACATCAACATGATTGGTTCACAGTTTGAAGATGTCGATCAAGTTCCAGGTCAACCAGGCCAAGTTGTTCGTACTGGCCACGTTGGTACATGGGTAACGCATGATATGCAAGTTAGCTATACCTTACCTACCAATACTAAGATTTCTGTTGGTGCGCAAAACGTGTTTGAAAAAGCGCCTCAGTTAATCCCATTTGGTGGTCGTAACTATAACTTCGATTTATATGATGCTTATGGTCGCGTAGCTTACGTTCGTTTATCACAGTCTTTCTAA
- the dinG gene encoding ATP-dependent DNA helicase DinG — translation MLSEQLKIHIRRIHQSIKTGMPNYQPRPAQNKLIAEIANIIAGQYHRQERIGLIEAGTGTGKSLAYLLASIPYALQHKKTVVIATATVALQEQLITKDLPFFQLHSKLAFDYSLVKGRQRYACIERLKQQIKHPELFAKGKSNNSSAPEVAPWQQLLQQWQQRQWLGDKDSLSITIPEPQWADINADAMHCSSSNRAHINCPFHLARAEADTAQVLVVNHALLLADLANGNAILPPPEDCIYIIDEGHHLAETARDFFAANAPISHNNVWLDKAGKTIQQLIALLPETEIKSLLRLDDSCNELSALLKTIERVATPFKSSWFEGKPLYRFTEAALPKLIQQQAEELARVSSKAKSQLEKVQQLVPEHITSNQLALKPRLTLLQELSFLGLQLEQQQALWQLYAVQPSSKSNTVNQARWVALAEHSDKLIAHACPLAVGNKLAQLLFAEAYAVIVCSATLTALNSFNYIKFDLGLHDFEGVKIVQVASPFAYAEKGIIIIPKMQTEPTVAEFTAELISQLPHYLPQQQASLVLFASYWQMQQVATALREQGFSLLVQGEASRQALLQLHGSNCQHNKTSILFGTQSFSEGLDLPGNLLTNLVITKLPFAVPTSPLEEALAEAISKKGGNAFTQLAIPATAKKLVQACGRLLRQEQDQGRIIIFDRRLVNKSYGSAMLNALPPFRRQIEY, via the coding sequence ATGTTATCTGAACAATTAAAAATCCATATTAGACGCATTCATCAAAGCATAAAAACTGGCATGCCCAATTATCAACCCCGGCCGGCGCAGAATAAATTAATTGCTGAAATAGCGAATATTATTGCCGGTCAATATCATCGGCAAGAGCGTATAGGTTTAATTGAAGCAGGTACCGGAACTGGTAAATCGTTAGCCTATTTATTAGCCAGCATTCCCTATGCATTACAGCACAAGAAAACCGTGGTTATTGCTACGGCGACCGTCGCTTTACAAGAACAGCTAATCACTAAAGATTTACCTTTTTTTCAGCTGCACAGTAAATTAGCGTTTGACTATTCATTGGTAAAAGGTCGGCAGCGCTATGCCTGTATTGAGCGTTTAAAACAACAGATTAAACATCCTGAGTTGTTTGCCAAAGGCAAAAGCAACAATAGCTCTGCTCCAGAAGTAGCACCATGGCAACAACTATTACAGCAATGGCAACAACGACAGTGGTTGGGCGATAAAGATAGTTTAAGCATCACTATTCCCGAGCCACAGTGGGCAGACATTAATGCTGATGCGATGCATTGCAGCTCAAGTAACCGAGCCCATATTAACTGCCCGTTTCATTTAGCCCGCGCCGAGGCAGATACAGCGCAAGTATTAGTGGTTAATCATGCCCTACTTTTAGCTGACTTAGCCAACGGAAATGCTATTTTACCGCCACCAGAAGACTGTATTTATATTATTGATGAAGGCCATCACTTAGCCGAAACAGCCCGAGATTTTTTTGCCGCTAATGCGCCTATTAGCCATAACAATGTCTGGCTGGATAAAGCCGGCAAAACCATTCAACAATTAATTGCTTTGCTACCCGAAACTGAAATAAAAAGCTTACTGCGCTTAGATGACAGCTGTAACGAGCTAAGTGCTTTGCTTAAAACCATCGAGCGAGTGGCTACGCCCTTTAAATCTAGTTGGTTTGAAGGTAAGCCTTTATACCGATTTACTGAAGCCGCATTGCCAAAACTCATTCAGCAGCAAGCTGAGGAATTAGCCAGAGTGAGCAGTAAAGCTAAGTCTCAGTTAGAAAAAGTGCAACAGTTAGTGCCAGAACACATAACGTCGAACCAATTGGCGCTAAAGCCGCGTTTAACCCTATTGCAGGAGTTAAGCTTTTTGGGGCTGCAATTAGAGCAACAGCAAGCGTTGTGGCAGCTTTATGCAGTGCAGCCTAGCAGTAAAAGCAATACGGTTAATCAAGCGCGCTGGGTGGCGCTGGCAGAGCATAGCGATAAGTTAATCGCCCATGCTTGCCCGCTGGCAGTAGGGAATAAATTAGCCCAGCTGTTATTTGCCGAAGCTTATGCCGTTATTGTTTGTTCGGCGACGTTAACGGCACTGAACTCTTTTAACTATATAAAGTTTGATCTGGGCCTCCACGATTTTGAGGGCGTAAAAATAGTGCAGGTGGCATCGCCGTTTGCCTACGCTGAAAAAGGCATTATTATTATTCCAAAAATGCAAACAGAACCAACGGTGGCGGAGTTTACCGCGGAATTAATTAGCCAGTTGCCACATTATTTGCCTCAGCAACAAGCCAGTTTAGTGCTTTTTGCTTCTTATTGGCAGATGCAACAGGTGGCTACTGCACTGCGCGAGCAAGGCTTTTCGTTATTGGTGCAAGGTGAAGCGTCTAGACAAGCGTTATTGCAATTACATGGCAGCAATTGCCAACATAATAAAACCAGCATTTTATTTGGTACCCAAAGCTTTTCTGAAGGCTTAGATTTACCCGGTAACTTATTAACCAATTTAGTCATCACCAAGTTACCTTTTGCCGTTCCAACATCGCCATTAGAAGAAGCATTAGCCGAAGCCATTAGCAAAAAAGGGGGTAATGCCTTTACTCAATTGGCTATTCCGGCAACAGCGAAGAAGCTAGTACAAGCCTGTGGTAGACTGCTTAGACAAGAACAGGATCAAGGCCGTATAATCATCTTCGATCGCCGACTGGTCAATAAATCTTATGGTAGCGCTATGCTTAACGCGTTACCGCCGTTTCGGCGGCAAATAGAATACTAA
- a CDS encoding sulfite exporter TauE/SafE family protein, which translates to MLLDLALEPSLLLLLCSIAFIAGYIDAIAGGGGLLTIPALLTAGLPAHTALGTNKLAATFGSFTASVTYYRKKLFDIKYWRQCMFFTAIGALLGTFVVDQISTETLEKILPLIILLAAIYSVFNRMQPDDKITLPVATNKTKWQQRIQGFSLGFYDGIAGPGTGAFWMVSTMAMYRINLLLTCGVARSMNFISNGFSLMAFIALGHVNFVLGIAMGLCLMLGAWLGAHSAIRFGSRFIRPVFVTVVVLIALRLAWQAWG; encoded by the coding sequence GTGTTACTAGACCTTGCCCTAGAGCCATCGTTGTTGCTGTTATTATGCAGTATTGCTTTTATAGCTGGTTATATTGATGCCATTGCCGGTGGCGGCGGTTTATTAACTATTCCGGCGTTATTAACCGCTGGCTTACCCGCCCACACCGCGCTAGGCACCAATAAACTGGCGGCAACCTTTGGCTCTTTTACGGCGTCTGTTACTTATTATCGTAAAAAATTGTTTGATATTAAATATTGGCGTCAGTGTATGTTTTTCACTGCCATAGGTGCCTTATTGGGCACTTTTGTGGTTGACCAAATAAGCACAGAAACGCTTGAGAAAATATTACCATTAATTATTTTATTAGCTGCCATCTACAGTGTATTTAATCGCATGCAACCTGACGACAAAATAACTTTGCCGGTCGCTACAAATAAAACCAAATGGCAACAACGCATTCAAGGTTTTAGCTTAGGTTTTTATGATGGTATTGCTGGGCCAGGTACGGGCGCATTTTGGATGGTATCTACCATGGCTATGTACCGCATAAATTTATTACTGACCTGCGGTGTAGCGCGCAGTATGAATTTTATTAGTAATGGCTTTTCATTAATGGCTTTTATTGCCCTAGGTCATGTTAACTTTGTACTGGGCATTGCCATGGGCCTATGTTTAATGCTTGGGGCTTGGTTGGGTGCCCATTCCGCCATCCGCTTTGGTAGTCGCTTTATTCGGCCAGTGTTTGTTACTGTGGTAGTACTAATAGCACTGCGCTTAGCTTGGCAAGCTTGGGGCTAG
- the priC gene encoding primosomal replication protein PriC — protein sequence MQLTEVLNQQLIKLRQQAEAADLKRPYGKPQHWFDSDLFSCRSANLADYVAEAQRNLKHLTEKTSLSLIAQQRLVQRLSEQTTALTQAFRNLGLHQQSFKRRAAKKVVEQITQSSQQLYQQLSEYQGFERRLLDMISIESRGSSPEQIQRSLALHQRLGRCRKAISEVEQQIQQFERQNM from the coding sequence ATGCAATTAACAGAAGTACTTAACCAACAATTAATAAAGTTGCGCCAGCAAGCGGAAGCGGCTGATTTAAAACGCCCCTATGGCAAACCACAACATTGGTTTGATAGTGACTTATTTAGCTGTCGCTCTGCTAATTTGGCTGATTATGTGGCTGAAGCACAGCGCAACTTAAAGCATTTAACTGAAAAAACTAGCCTGTCTTTAATCGCTCAGCAACGCTTAGTGCAACGGCTTAGCGAGCAAACCACTGCCCTAACTCAAGCTTTTCGTAATCTTGGTTTACACCAACAAAGCTTTAAACGCCGCGCCGCGAAAAAAGTAGTAGAACAAATAACCCAATCTAGTCAGCAATTATACCAGCAGCTTAGCGAGTATCAGGGGTTTGAGCGCCGTTTATTAGATATGATTAGTATTGAAAGTCGAGGCTCTAGCCCAGAACAAATTCAGCGTAGCCTAGCCCTGCATCAGCGGCTAGGCCGTTGCCGCAAAGCCATTTCAGAGGTAGAGCAACAAATACAGCAATTTGAACGGCAAAATATGTAA
- a CDS encoding histone deacetylase family protein, producing MAATHLPALVYHPCYSELDLPERHRYPITKYRELYQQLLNLNVPASAFTTPNAITADQLQLSHSADYIAALQHGTICPKAMRRIGFPWSATLFSRSLHSLGGGLATAQLAMQHGIAIHLTGGYHHAFANAGSGFCLFNDLVFAAQSMLLQGVDKILIFDLDVHQGDGTAHMLQNEQRIISSSIHCEKNFPSRKQLSDWDVGVSKDCSDSEYLATVAESLDTLIRLHQPELVIYDAGVDCHQDDELGLLNLSSQTIFQRDLLVLSRCYQQNIPVAAVIGGGYQRNITALVQLHLQLFKAAFTVTGSLLASKIKT from the coding sequence ATGGCAGCGACCCACTTACCGGCTTTAGTGTATCACCCCTGCTATAGCGAGTTAGATTTACCGGAACGGCATCGTTATCCAATAACCAAGTATCGCGAGCTTTATCAGCAGCTGTTAAACCTTAATGTGCCAGCTAGTGCTTTTACTACGCCTAATGCTATTACAGCTGACCAATTGCAGTTAAGCCATAGCGCTGACTATATTGCTGCGCTGCAGCATGGCACTATTTGTCCTAAAGCCATGCGCCGCATTGGCTTTCCTTGGTCAGCAACTTTATTTTCCCGCTCGCTGCACTCATTAGGCGGTGGTTTAGCTACAGCTCAGTTGGCTATGCAGCATGGCATAGCTATCCACTTAACGGGCGGCTATCACCATGCCTTTGCCAATGCTGGCTCAGGTTTTTGTTTATTTAATGACTTAGTGTTTGCCGCGCAGTCAATGTTGCTGCAAGGTGTCGACAAAATACTGATTTTTGATTTAGATGTGCATCAAGGCGATGGCACGGCACACATGCTACAAAATGAGCAGCGGATCATTAGCAGCTCAATTCATTGTGAAAAAAACTTCCCGTCGCGTAAGCAGCTATCTGACTGGGATGTCGGGGTAAGTAAAGATTGTAGCGATAGCGAGTATTTAGCCACGGTGGCTGAAAGTTTAGATACGTTAATAAGACTGCATCAGCCAGAATTAGTTATTTATGATGCCGGCGTCGATTGCCACCAAGATGATGAATTAGGTTTACTCAATTTATCTAGCCAAACGATTTTTCAACGCGACTTATTAGTATTAAGCCGTTGTTATCAGCAGAATATTCCGGTCGCTGCTGTAATAGGTGGTGGCTACCAGCGCAATATAACTGCGCTGGTGCAATTGCATCTGCAATTATTTAAAGCCGCTTTTACCGTGACTGGCTCACTCTTGGCCAGCAAAATAAAAACCTAA
- a CDS encoding tryptophan 2,3-dioxygenase family protein — MQKNTTPCYYGDYLQLEKLLTAQAPESAKYAAEAHDETLFIIVHQVYELWFKQILHELKAVMAEFAHAEVKDEQLTGIVHKLKRIITIQKLLNTQIGVIETMTPQDFMSFRDYLVPASGFQSVQFKMLEIGLGLKSGFRIDFDKNSFYSRLNVKDQDFLKHLEDEPSLFERIEKWLERMPFLQLNNFSFWQMYQQATDTMLADDKATVQGIEQIAEHEREMQLKEIERTAEKFAALLDADKYQQLQQDGTFRLSQKAMLSALFITLYQEEPMFNLPFQLLTCLTEIDENLTIWRYKHAMMVQRMLGTKIGTGGSSGHDYLKRTTEKNRIYTDLFNMATFLLPKSDLPALPKEIKRGLGFYFAGQE; from the coding sequence ATGCAAAAAAATACCACACCTTGTTACTACGGTGACTACTTACAGTTAGAAAAACTTCTTACTGCCCAAGCACCCGAAAGCGCTAAATATGCAGCTGAGGCCCATGACGAAACCTTGTTTATCATTGTCCATCAAGTGTATGAATTGTGGTTTAAACAAATTTTGCATGAATTAAAAGCTGTGATGGCTGAGTTTGCCCATGCAGAAGTAAAAGACGAGCAGCTAACCGGCATAGTACATAAATTAAAACGTATTATTACCATTCAAAAGTTACTGAATACCCAAATTGGTGTAATAGAAACCATGACTCCGCAAGACTTTATGTCGTTTCGGGATTATCTGGTGCCAGCGTCGGGTTTTCAAAGTGTTCAATTTAAAATGTTGGAAATAGGCTTAGGCTTAAAAAGTGGCTTTCGTATCGACTTTGATAAAAACTCCTTTTATAGCCGTCTCAATGTAAAAGATCAGGACTTTCTTAAGCACTTAGAAGATGAGCCCAGTTTATTTGAGCGTATTGAAAAATGGCTAGAGCGGATGCCTTTTTTACAATTAAACAACTTTAGTTTTTGGCAAATGTATCAGCAAGCCACCGATACTATGTTAGCGGATGATAAAGCAACGGTGCAGGGTATAGAACAAATTGCTGAGCACGAACGCGAGATGCAGTTAAAAGAAATTGAACGTACTGCAGAAAAGTTTGCTGCGCTGTTAGATGCCGATAAATACCAGCAGTTACAGCAAGACGGTACGTTTCGCTTAAGTCAAAAAGCCATGTTATCGGCTTTGTTTATTACGCTGTACCAAGAAGAACCGATGTTTAACTTGCCGTTCCAGCTGTTAACCTGCTTAACCGAGATAGATGAAAACCTGACTATTTGGCGTTATAAGCATGCGATGATGGTGCAGCGAATGTTAGGGACTAAAATTGGCACTGGCGGCTCTTCTGGCCATGACTATTTAAAACGGACTACAGAAAAGAATCGCATTTATACCGACTTGTTTAATATGGCGACCTTTTTATTACCTAAGTCTGATTTACCGGCATTACCAAAAGAAATTAAACGTGGCTTAGGTTTTTATTTTGCTGGCCAAGAGTGA
- a CDS encoding late competence development ComFB family protein: protein MNLHDDIHNYYEKMLLDHLVELGLDKSQDAEYLADLCCISLNLLPPRYIRYAVDMAFYLPQNERIEMEIKVKEAVARGQEFLATHGE, encoded by the coding sequence ATGAATCTGCACGATGATATCCATAATTATTATGAAAAAATGCTGTTAGATCACTTAGTAGAACTCGGCCTAGATAAAAGCCAAGATGCTGAATATTTAGCAGACTTATGCTGTATTAGTTTAAACCTTTTACCACCCCGCTATATTCGCTATGCCGTCGACATGGCTTTTTATTTACCGCAAAATGAACGTATTGAAATGGAAATAAAAGTAAAAGAGGCAGTGGCTCGCGGTCAAGAATTTTTGGCAACGCATGGTGAATAA